The DNA window tttttcatatacttcaacCATATTAAGACCATAATCACCAGCAACAGAATGAAGTAGAAGCATATTTAAGAATCTCTGAAGCCAAACATTAAAGAGATTTGCAAACAAAACAGTGCTATTCGTTTCACTAATTTTCTTTGATGGAAAATAAATGTATGTGATACaagattaattatttttaaatgaattaatatttctaaatttctcagtttttatttcaaatgtggtatatttatatatatatatatatacacacacacacacacacacacacacacacacaagagctTTCTGGTATCCTTaatgatttttaagaatataaatgGGTCCTGAGACCAAAAAATTGGAGTTCTGCTGTCCTTAGGCATCCAGTAAAAATAATGAACTAGCTAAGTGTATTGTCACATTCTTGTTATCACAGAAactttgggaaactgaggcaggaggatcattaagTTTGAgtacagcctgggcaacttaactgaccctgactcaaaataaaaaggtctggacaaatgtatgaaatgtcaagattattgtactgtcatgtgtaactaataaaaaaaataaataaaatttttaaaaaataaaaagggctggagatatagctcagtgataaagtactcCTGGGATTAATCTGCAGTACTgcaaaagggaaggaaggaacttTTTCTATGTTTCTAGAATAATACTCTTTTTGTACCACCATTGAAAAACTAAGAAAATAGTTACTAAGATCATTTCTGTGTTCTGTGGTTCACACTGGTTGAGCATGGCTGGAAAGAATAGCAGGGAGAGTGTTCCTTTAGATAGAGTGGCTATCCATTCTTACCAGTGCAATATTGGGGCTGAGCCCTGAATGAAGAAAAGGTACCCATTATAGGAAGATTGGGGGAAAACATTCCTGGCAATGCAGAGACAGGAGTGGAAACAAGATTGGCACACTAAATGAGGCCCGAATCATGGGAGAATAAACAAGGGAAAGAGTAACAAACATAAAACCAAGTAGCCAAGGTCAGGTGATAGACAGCCATGAAGATCTTTAAGCAGAAGAAAGGTATGGTCTAATTGAAAAAGCTCACTCAGGCTACTATATGAAAAATATGGTTTGTTGGGAGTGGGGACAGAAGTAGAGGCAGAGAAGCAAATTAGGAGATAATTGCAGCTGAAGAGTAGAGTTATTAGCAGTAGAGATAAAATTCAAGTTCTGTTTTGGAGCCTCAACTGGCAGGTTGTTGAATATTAGATATGGGTAGAGAGAGAAATCCAATGATTTCTAGGTTTTTTTGGCCTGGGTAGATGATGTTAGAGTTAATGATATCTGGAATTTTCTGTAGAAAACATCCTGAACATTTTTCCTTTCTTAATAAGTTTTCCCAATTATTAAAGTTACAGCTATTGGTGTAGAAAACTTGGGAAgtacaaaaatatgtaaataaaatcaTCTGAAGTCACAAAAGGTAACAACTGAAACATTTTACTATATTTTCTTCAAAACATATACATAtgcaaacatatatttcatgtgtgtgATTTAGGATCATAATTATCTAGTCTTgtactatacttttttttttttttgtctttgttctgTGTTTTGAGCCCAGACTCTTGCACAGCAAGTGCCCCTCCCTGAGCTTAAGTATTCctaagtttttgttttgtctctACTACTAGAAACACTGGAATGAACATCCTTATACAAACATTTTTGTTTAcatataaaactgtttcctgaagATTTTAAATCCTAGATATATGTATTACATGTCAGAGGTTGTGAACATTATTAAAGCTTGTGATGATTATTGAGAATTTTACCCCCAGAAAAGTTATTCCATTTTAATTCCCTTAACAGCATTTTGGGAGAATATTCACATCCTAAATAACAGTAAAtatcttctatttttaatttttgccagTTCTATAAGTAAACTATTTTATCTCTAGTTTAACATGTAGTTTaaaatttaactttatttatttactggctATTTGAATTTTTTGTGAGTTACTTGTTCTTTCTTTGCCCATATTAActtttcttattgatttataaGATCTACTTACACATTAAGGATGTTAGCTCTTCTCCTGTCATATATGTTGCAATATCATTTTCTTATTTATCATTTgccttttagttttatttattgtAGACTAACAAAATTTTTTTAGACTAAAGTTTGAATGTATATATAGTCAGATCTTTGTTTTCTTTCCACTCATATTTAGAAAATTTCTCTCCTCTCAAAAGGTCAAATAactatattttattctaattttatacTTTACTAAGCATTAAATAGAACATAAACTGAATTCTTTTccttatgattatgaaaattttcTGATAATTGACTTTTAACATTTTCTTGTCTAGTACCTCTAGCTTTACTATTAAAattattgatatttattttaaatattcaaattgATTCCTCACTTCAGGTTTTACAGACATTTCACCAGAGGAGTTGAGGCTTGAATACCATAACTTCTTAACCAGCAATAACTTACAGAGTTATGTAAGTCTGTTTCCTATTCATCTACCTCAATAATAAATTGGTGTCAATTACTGTTTTCAGTGTCTGTAGTGGCTTGCTTGTGTTTTGGAGACCAGTTTTTTTATAGGAAagcctccccccgcccccccccccccccccgtcctaaatttttttctttgaaattggttgGTTATCTAAAATGATAATAGTATATTTGAAAACAGTAATTAAGAATATTATGATTTTTATTATAAGtcacccagcattcattctcagAAATCAGACCTTTTCATCAATTGACAATACATTGGTTAAGCATCTATTAGGTGTAGATACCATGATGAATGTTAGAAGAACAAAGTTAAGAAGCCACTATTAAGTTGGGTCAATAGAATAGACTGAGTTGGGAACCTGAAGGAAAATGGTATGTTTTTCTATTGTTGACAGTTATGATCATGCATTTCAACTAGTACATTTATTCACCTCATCTCCAAATATAACTAACTCTGAGTTACCAGGTACTTGTGATTAATCAAGTAACACAAGGAGTTGGAGATCAGGGAGGGGCAACTATAGTTTGAATATCTTTGGCAAATAGGAGCAAGTCGATGCAGATTTTGTAAGTTAGGCACCATAAAACTTTTGTGAAGTTGTTattgaagaaattgatttaaacacTTGAGTTACTACGTTTCTGTCTTCTCTCCTCAGCTAAATTCCATCCAACAGTTAATAAGTCAGTGGAGTAATAGGATAAATGAACTGAAAAGTCTAACTTCCTCAACGAAAGTAGCTTTGGTGAGTATttctttagaaaaatatcttaatcACTTTTTTGTAGAGGATATTTCACTTTGGATttggaaagcaaaacaaaatgtcaAGAATTATGATACACATTCTTAAGAtgatatttagagtcagggtgctGGAATTGTTTTTTCTATGTTTCTCAGAAAAGCAGGGATAattatgctttttttaaaaaaaactaattttaGGTAGTTTTTGATAGTACTAGTTTTGAAAATTGGGAAATATTACATAAATTTAAGTATTTAAGGTTAtctgttttaaaagaaattacaTTGGAAATGATATAAATGCACATTCAGACTAATGTATACTTCTGGGACTAAAGGAACTTGATCATAGATAGGTTCCTTGTAGGCAGAAATGCCTTTAGAACATATGTACCCACTTTTCTCCAAAGGTACATGGTCCTGACTGGACTTTCAGTTGCAAGCTAATTTCTTGGATCTTTCCGTTATAATGACATTTGAATTTTAGTGGGACTTTTAATAAGTATTCTGTCTGTGAGAATGAACCACCATCACTGTTGATgagaagtgatggagaaaaagatacTTGAGTCCAAGGAACTGCAGAACTTCTCTGAGGGTGGGGAGTTTTCCTTTCTTTGCTAACTTCCTAGGGCTCCTTCATAGTTGATTTGGTTACAGTCCATTCTTAACTGGCTTaatagtttttcatttctttttcacatGAGTAGTAGagaccaaaaaaggaaaaaagtacaTACTGTATGATTTGTTCTTATGAAATAAAAAAGACACATCTCTTCTATAGTGACAAGCAGATGAGTGGTTGTCTGGAACCAGGAGTTAGGAAGGGTTGActgagaagggaaaaaggggacttTTAGGGGTAACAGTAATGTTCTGAATTTTGATTATAGAAGCGGTTATAAGATTGTCAGAACTCATGggaaatatttacataaaatgagtacattttattttatgtaaattagtcctcaataaagttaaatttttaaaaatgctattgAGACTTCCAAATGAGAGAAATTATATTTGCTTACTTTGATTAGGAACATCTTGGAAGGAGTCTGAAAAGTTTCttgaaaaggaaattaagaaattaTTATTTAGCAGTTAAAACTgtgcatggtagcacacacctgtaatcctagcaactcagggggctaagacaggaagaatgtatgttcaaggccagcctgggcaacttattgagaccctgtctgaaaataaaattttagaaagacctggggatgtagctcagtagtagagcagctGTGATTTTAATCCCCAGTtctacaaaagaaaaagagaagagaaaagggaaaaaagatgTCAGTGGAGTTGAAAgagcataaaatatttttagggaATAGGAAATGTTCAGTGGATTTTAGTAGTAAGCTTTTAATAATATAATTGTGGATTCAGTTCAAGCATTAGAGTAGACTGAATATACTCTAAAGGTTGTTTGTATCTACATTTATATTTCTTAATAAATGTAGAATCCAATCTTATAGAGagtaaaatgtattattaaacaTTATTTTCTGATTGGCATATGTGCGCATTGCTGATATCTAGAAAGTAATTTAAaagcatataattttttaaatcataatttCTCAGCCAGAGACAGTCACTTAACTttttggggttttgttgttgttgttgttttgagtgtgctggaaattgaacccagagccttgcacttcCTAGGCAAATGCTCAACCATTTAGCTAAATTCCCAGCCCCTATTATTGATTTATTAAAGTACTTTTTTTCTAtgcatatttgtattttttagtttataGTATACTTTATACAATATTACATCTTACCCTTTTGAACATCCCTTTATGGGCATTTTACATGTTAAACATTTAACTTCACACTTTTAAATATACATTTCAGAAATTTAATTTGACTATTAAGTGTATAGAAAAGGTAATTgagaattattcatcaagcacTTTATGTTTGCATACTCTTTTTAAGCTCTCTGATGATGGAGTAAATCAAGCAGCACCTACATTTGGATTTGGAAGTAGGCCAGCAGGAACATTTGGATCACCAGGTAAGTGATGAAGTAATGCTGGACTTCACTCAATCAGAAAAGTAGAATTTTGTAGGTTTCAAATGAAAAAGCCTGAATTATCATTTTAAATCACCCTTTCCAGATAGAggaaaacttcaaagagagatttTGGTTTTTTCACATTCCAGAATTTGTGATCATAATTGTATTTTGCTTTGTATTCACAGTTATGCATTCTTAACCTGGAACCAAAAGTTGGTGCATTCTGCTTCTTGCAAGTCATCTCTGCTAATAAATTATAAGAAGCAAGGATAACTAATtagggaaaatattttatttgggtgGTTTCTGTAAACAAGGGACTATAATTCTTGTGCATTATTTTTCATCTTTGCTGTTTCTTTAAGCAGTCTAATGTGCCATgaaattattttaagtttttttttctatgagaattgtttttaaagtgttaattgtagatatatttcaaaatattactgATTTTTAAGTCTGAATACTGACCTGACAAACAAGTATTTAAACTCCACTCTGGATGGTAGGGTGGTTATCAATGAAAGTTGTATGACTTATATTTCTGTGCCATCAAATATAGGTAACAAAATCAGTTGGGCGATTCTGCTATTTGAATTTCAACTATTGGCCGCTTTGGCCCTAAATAAAAGGGCTACTTTAAGTTGATTATTTTATTAATACATCCTAATTTCTAAAAGTTTGGTTGAATATTTTTCTTAAGTAattgtttataaaataaaaactggaagttttttaaaataaataaatcaccctTGCCAATTCTGCCACCTACCATGATGGAGCCTCAGAGATCTTGGCTCATCAAGCATTTGTAAAAGAGTCCAGAATGGGCATGTTCTTTGAAAGACACTACAGCTTAGGCTTTAGTTCATTTTAGGAATGTTTCTCAAGAGTTTCACAGGAATACATATCTATGGTAGCAGTACCTTTGAGAACATTTTTGTCACTGCATAGCTGTCAAGTGACAATTCAGGTAAGACAGAGTGACACACCAAAAGTGGAAAGGCCACTGCCTGTTCCCTGAGATTTCTCTAGGGTGAAGGTAAATCACAGTAGCAAAAATATCGGGAAAATAGGGTTCAGTGCATTTGTCCTAACCTCtcattttcacttttttctttttctgtttttggtaGGTTTTCCAGTGAATAATAGCAGCAGTGATAATGCTCAGAATTTTAGTTTTAAAACAACCCCTGGATTTGTCACTGCCTCTTCTGGAAGCCCTTCAGTGTTCGGGAGTCCTCTAACATTTGGAGCTGTACCCTCTGCCAGTTCAGCCACCACTACTTCCACTCCAGCTTTTGGATTTGGAAAGCCTGAAATTACATCTGctgtttcattttcatttaaaagtccttcagcttccagttttGGATCACCTGGATTTTCAGGATTTCCAGCTTCCTTGGCAGCGGGCCCTGTTGGAGCTCCAGTGGCCTCAGCCTTTGGAAACACCAGTTCTATGCCTGGTTTTGGTAGTCCCAGCTCACATTCTTACACTGCCTTTTCCAAGCCATCTAATGACATCTTTGATAGCAACATATCCACCTCTCTCCCATTCTCAAatgtcatcattaccacagataatGTGTTATTCACACCCAAGGATCAATTAACAGTAGAAGAACTAGAACAATTTCAGTCTAAGAAATTTATCCTGGGAAAAATTCCATTAAAGCCACCACCTGTGGAGCttctaaatatttaaaagggcaattttaaatacagaaaagaacagCTTTTAAATAAgaggtttttgtttctgtttttgcagtgctggattTGAACCTGGGGCCTGTGTGTACTAAGCAAGCACTTTCCACTGTGCCATACTCCCAGCCTTATAATGGCTTTTGAACTTGTCTTGAGTGGTTCACATAAAAgagcatacatacacacacacacacacacacacacacacaccacacattttTGAGGAATGTAAGCTTCAGTAATACTTTAGGGATTTTAAAGtttgacatttttttcttaagCCTAAGTGAAACATATCCAAaattataaataagtaaatacacaacaagcaagggAATTTGGCCAGTGGTGGGGGCGTGATTatgaactgaaaaaaatattgtaCTGAATAATCTCATTCTATCTCACTTTACTGTCTCTTACCCTTTAAAGTTGTGCGTGTATGTGTTGCGTGTATGTGTGcctggggaccaaacccagggcctgttCGTACTAGGCTAGACCTCTTATCTGTTCATCCCTCCCTAGGCTTCCAGTTCCTTTTCTCTTACCCTCAGTGGGGTAAGAGAAAAGAGTTCAGAAACAAGACTAGGATGTTCCAGCTGGATGATTGACATGGCTgctttctttactccaagctccaTTCTTTCAATTTTGCCTTTCTACTTTTATCTCCTTTAACAAAGGGATAATTGAAAATCTTCAAAAAGTGAGG is part of the Callospermophilus lateralis isolate mCalLat2 chromosome 1, mCalLat2.hap1, whole genome shotgun sequence genome and encodes:
- the Nup42 gene encoding nucleoporin NUP42 → MTICQFFLQGRCRFGDRCWNEHPGARGAGGGRQPPQQQPAGNNRRGWNATSQRYSSVIQPSSFSKSTPWGGSRDQEKPSFGSFDSEASTSRNRGFGFSENPFASPNSDEQTDEKKLLEGIVKDMEVWKSSGQWMFSVYSPVKKKPNISGFTDISPEELRLEYHNFLTSNNLQSYLNSIQQLISQWSNRINELKSLTSSTKVALLSDDGVNQAAPTFGFGSRPAGTFGSPGFPVNNSSSDNAQNFSFKTTPGFVTASSGSPSVFGSPLTFGAVPSASSATTTSTPAFGFGKPEITSAVSFSFKSPSASSFGSPGFSGFPASLAAGPVGAPVASAFGNTSSMPGFGSPSSHSYTAFSKPSNDIFDSNISTSLPFSNVIITTDNVLFTPKDQLTVEELEQFQSKKFILGKIPLKPPPVELLNI